A genomic segment from Roseibium algicola encodes:
- a CDS encoding GntR family transcriptional regulator: MKLKTMDISATASASSIVFDALRKAIIEGQLEEGEPLRQDEIARLFNTSRIPVREAISRLEEQGLVKTQRYKGAVVAGLSPRETAEIFDLRALVEPEIIRNAVPLMSKELLADARQKCAAFSSATDPMAYGDLNRDFHETLYSASDLKFFQEIADNAIDRVERQIRAQLVMSNGMERAGREHFAILEACEKGDADLASNLTREHIHGAKASLLKHLPEA; the protein is encoded by the coding sequence ATGAAACTGAAAACGATGGATATTTCCGCGACTGCTTCGGCATCGTCGATTGTGTTCGACGCGCTGCGGAAAGCCATTATCGAGGGCCAGCTTGAAGAAGGCGAACCTCTCCGCCAGGACGAAATCGCCCGCCTGTTCAACACCAGCCGCATTCCGGTACGCGAAGCGATCTCCCGCCTGGAGGAACAGGGCCTCGTCAAGACCCAGCGCTACAAGGGGGCTGTCGTCGCCGGTCTGTCACCCAGGGAAACGGCGGAAATCTTTGACCTGCGCGCGCTGGTCGAACCGGAAATCATCCGCAACGCCGTTCCGCTGATGTCCAAGGAATTGCTGGCAGACGCAAGGCAAAAATGCGCGGCGTTCTCCTCGGCCACCGATCCGATGGCCTATGGCGACCTCAACCGCGATTTTCACGAAACGCTCTACAGCGCCAGCGATCTGAAGTTCTTTCAGGAGATTGCCGACAACGCCATCGACCGGGTGGAACGGCAGATCCGGGCCCAGCTGGTCATGTCCAACGGCATGGAACGGGCGGGACGCGAACATTTCGCCATCCTGGAAGCCTGCGAAAAAGGCGACGCGGACCTCGCCTCCAACCTCACCCGGGAACACATCCACGGGGCCAAGGCTTCACTCTTGAAGCATCTGCCGGAGGCTTGA
- a CDS encoding transporter substrate-binding domain-containing protein, producing the protein MIRKFVAAAALSFAAALPVKADTLDDVIDRGQLKCGVVLDFPPIGYRDENNEPAGFDVEYCNDLAAALEVEPIIYPVTWAERLPVIVTGRADVVFGATSDSLARARTVGFTIPYAIYYAQGVVNTESGISAFEDIRGKRVAAAIGTVPEQEWLKIAAEWGEEHLYQGYQSENEVFLAVAQGKADIGLTTNTAVKPVTDQYETLEPGPRMPWTTDYTSVVAKREDVTWLNFLNLFVTHQVRSGRYAELWGKYVGGEAPELRIPGVMY; encoded by the coding sequence ATGATCAGGAAATTTGTGGCTGCCGCAGCCCTTTCATTCGCCGCCGCGCTGCCGGTCAAAGCCGACACGCTGGACGATGTTATCGATCGCGGTCAGCTGAAATGCGGCGTCGTGCTGGACTTTCCGCCGATCGGCTATCGGGACGAGAACAACGAGCCGGCCGGTTTCGACGTGGAATATTGCAATGACCTCGCCGCAGCGCTTGAAGTCGAGCCGATCATCTATCCGGTAACCTGGGCCGAGCGCCTGCCGGTGATCGTGACCGGCCGCGCGGATGTGGTGTTCGGCGCAACTTCCGACAGTCTCGCCCGTGCCCGTACCGTTGGTTTCACCATTCCCTACGCGATCTATTACGCGCAGGGCGTCGTCAACACGGAAAGCGGGATCAGCGCTTTTGAAGATATCCGCGGCAAGCGCGTTGCTGCTGCTATCGGTACCGTGCCGGAGCAGGAATGGCTCAAGATCGCGGCCGAATGGGGCGAAGAGCATCTCTACCAGGGCTATCAATCCGAAAACGAAGTGTTTCTTGCTGTTGCCCAGGGCAAGGCCGATATCGGCCTGACCACCAACACCGCCGTCAAGCCGGTCACCGACCAGTATGAAACGCTGGAGCCCGGCCCGCGCATGCCTTGGACCACGGACTACACTTCCGTTGTCGCCAAGCGCGAAGACGTGACCTGGCTGAACTTCCTCAACCTCTTCGTTACCCACCAGGTCCGCTCCGGCCGCTATGCCGAGCTGTGGGGCAAATATGTCGGTGGCGAAGCTCCGGAACTGCGTATCCCGGGCGTGATGTACTGA
- a CDS encoding amino acid ABC transporter permease translates to MFDYNFHWRPVLKSLPDLLEAGLLTLEVATLSMVIGIVVGLALALIRLKLKGPLYWLATTWVELARNTPALFQLFFFGFGLGAFGIHLTPFFIVLAGLSFNCAGYLAENFRGGFQAVPETQLRAARSLGMTSWQAYTRIVIPQVFRIVYHPVTNQMVWAVLMSSLGMLVGFRELSGETQFFASRTFRIFEYFAVTAVIYYVIVKFILAASRLLAMRLFRY, encoded by the coding sequence ATGTTCGACTATAATTTCCATTGGCGGCCGGTGCTGAAAAGCCTGCCCGATCTGCTGGAGGCCGGGTTGCTGACGCTTGAAGTCGCGACCCTGTCGATGGTGATCGGCATCGTGGTCGGTCTTGCGCTGGCGCTGATCCGGCTGAAGCTGAAGGGGCCACTCTACTGGCTCGCGACAACGTGGGTGGAACTGGCGCGCAATACGCCTGCGCTGTTCCAGCTGTTCTTCTTCGGCTTCGGGCTCGGCGCCTTCGGCATTCACCTGACACCGTTTTTCATCGTGCTTGCCGGGCTAAGCTTCAACTGTGCCGGCTATCTGGCGGAGAATTTTCGCGGCGGCTTTCAGGCTGTGCCCGAGACGCAGCTGCGGGCGGCACGGTCGTTGGGAATGACCTCCTGGCAGGCCTATACCCGCATCGTCATCCCGCAGGTTTTTCGCATCGTCTATCACCCGGTCACCAACCAGATGGTCTGGGCGGTATTGATGTCTTCACTCGGCATGCTGGTCGGGTTCCGCGAACTGTCAGGCGAGACCCAGTTTTTCGCCAGCCGCACCTTCCGCATCTTCGAATATTTCGCAGTCACGGCCGTCATCTACTACGTGATCGTCAAATTCATCCTGGCGGCGTCCCGGCTCCTTGCCATGCGCCTGTTCCGGTACTGA
- a CDS encoding amino acid ABC transporter permease, which yields MKESISFFSGFNIHDFWFLGEAALRTLWISAVSITIGTVLGGLFGWMLYEGRLAATLLLGPVLDVFRSVPLIIQLVLFYNFAPIVGLDFDPFASGVVILTAYTASLVANVARGGIEAVGKPMRRAARSLGLSYWQDMRYVVLPIGGRAVFPAWVGVALGVMKDSALVSVLGYVELLKASQILITRTQEPFLILSLAGAFYFALSFPISRYAAKLEKRWAQ from the coding sequence ATGAAAGAATCCATCAGCTTCTTTTCAGGCTTCAACATTCACGATTTCTGGTTCCTCGGTGAAGCTGCACTCCGGACCCTCTGGATCTCGGCTGTCTCGATCACCATCGGGACCGTGCTCGGCGGTCTGTTCGGCTGGATGCTTTACGAGGGCCGGCTGGCGGCGACGCTGCTGCTGGGGCCGGTGCTGGATGTGTTCCGCTCCGTGCCGCTGATTATCCAGCTTGTGCTGTTCTACAATTTTGCGCCCATCGTCGGTCTGGATTTCGATCCGTTTGCGTCGGGCGTGGTGATCCTGACCGCCTACACCGCTTCTCTGGTAGCCAACGTTGCCCGCGGCGGCATCGAGGCTGTCGGCAAGCCGATGCGCCGGGCGGCGCGTTCGCTGGGGCTCAGCTACTGGCAGGACATGCGCTACGTGGTGTTGCCCATCGGCGGGCGGGCCGTCTTTCCGGCCTGGGTCGGTGTTGCGCTCGGCGTCATGAAGGATTCCGCGCTGGTGTCCGTCCTCGGCTATGTCGAGCTGCTCAAGGCCAGCCAGATCCTGATCACGCGGACACAGGAACCCTTCCTGATCCTCTCCCTCGCCGGCGCGTTCTACTTCGCGCTGTCCTTCCCGATCTCGCGCTATGCCGCAAAACTGGAAAAAAGGTGGGCCCAATGA
- a CDS encoding amino acid ABC transporter ATP-binding protein, translated as MIEIRGLEKYFGALQVLKGIDLDVEKGEVLSVIGASGSGKSTLLYCINGLEPIQKGSVVVDGTDVHAKATDINKLRQKLGMVFQQWNSFPHLTALENVALAPRIVKGKSKAEAEAIAEKQLRHVGLADKLKVYPNNLSGGQQQRLAIARALAMEPTYMLFDEATSALDPELVGEVLDTMRLLAEEGMTMICVTHEMGFARDVSDRVAFFHKGVMEEIGPPAQIFGQPESENTRKFLANVR; from the coding sequence ATGATCGAGATACGCGGCCTTGAGAAATATTTCGGCGCTCTTCAGGTGCTCAAGGGCATCGACCTCGATGTCGAAAAGGGCGAAGTGCTTTCCGTCATCGGCGCGTCCGGGTCGGGCAAGTCGACACTGCTCTATTGCATCAACGGCCTGGAGCCGATCCAGAAGGGATCGGTGGTGGTCGACGGCACCGACGTTCACGCCAAGGCGACGGACATCAACAAGCTGCGCCAGAAGCTCGGCATGGTGTTCCAGCAATGGAACAGCTTTCCGCATCTGACCGCGTTGGAAAATGTTGCGCTGGCGCCGAGGATCGTGAAAGGCAAATCGAAAGCGGAAGCCGAGGCGATTGCGGAAAAGCAGCTTCGCCATGTCGGACTTGCGGACAAGCTGAAAGTGTATCCGAACAATCTGTCGGGCGGGCAGCAGCAACGTCTCGCGATTGCGCGGGCACTGGCCATGGAGCCAACCTACATGCTCTTCGACGAGGCGACATCCGCTCTCGATCCGGAGCTGGTCGGCGAAGTGCTGGATACGATGCGCCTGCTGGCCGAGGAAGGCATGACGATGATCTGCGTTACCCACGAAATGGGCTTTGCCCGGGACGTCTCCGACCGGGTCGCCTTCTTCCACAAGGGCGTAATGGAGGAGATCGGCCCGCCGGCCCAGATCTTCGGTCAGCCTGAATCCGAGAACACCCGAAAATTTCTTGCTAACGTGCGCTGA
- a CDS encoding dihydrodipicolinate synthase family protein, with translation MTSNIFSGCMPALMTPCKADRSPDFDALVKKGKELIEAGMSAVVYCGSMGDWPLLTDEQRMEGVERLVKAGVPVVVGTGAVNTKSAVAHAAHAAKVGAHGLMVIPRVLSRGISVSAQRNHFSDILKAAPNLPAVIYNSPYYGFATRADLFFDLRREFPNLIGFKEFGGFADLRYAAENITSQDDQVTLMVGVDTAVYHGFINCGAIGAITGIGNAIPKEVLHLVALCKKAAEGHAEARLRAKELEEALAVLSSFDEGPDLVLYYKHLMVLNGDTEYTLHFNETDALNDAQRNYVEAQYKLFKTWYADWSTQGGVIAECA, from the coding sequence ATGACGTCCAATATCTTTTCCGGCTGCATGCCTGCCCTGATGACCCCGTGCAAGGCCGACCGTTCGCCCGATTTCGATGCCCTCGTGAAGAAGGGTAAGGAACTGATCGAAGCCGGCATGTCCGCCGTCGTCTATTGCGGCTCCATGGGCGACTGGCCTCTCCTGACGGACGAGCAGCGCATGGAAGGCGTCGAGCGTCTGGTGAAGGCGGGTGTACCGGTGGTCGTTGGAACCGGTGCGGTTAACACCAAATCCGCCGTTGCCCATGCCGCCCATGCGGCAAAGGTTGGCGCGCATGGTCTCATGGTCATCCCGCGCGTTCTGTCTCGCGGCATCTCCGTGTCGGCGCAGCGCAACCATTTCAGCGATATCCTGAAAGCGGCTCCGAACCTGCCGGCGGTGATCTACAACAGCCCCTATTACGGTTTCGCCACCCGCGCCGACCTGTTCTTCGACCTGCGCCGGGAATTCCCGAACCTGATCGGCTTCAAGGAATTCGGCGGCTTTGCGGACCTGCGCTATGCGGCTGAAAACATCACTTCGCAGGACGACCAGGTGACGCTGATGGTCGGTGTCGACACCGCCGTCTATCACGGCTTCATCAACTGTGGAGCGATCGGCGCGATTACCGGTATCGGCAATGCCATACCCAAGGAAGTCCTGCATCTGGTGGCGCTTTGCAAGAAGGCCGCAGAAGGCCATGCGGAAGCGCGCCTGCGGGCAAAGGAACTGGAAGAGGCGCTGGCTGTTCTGTCCAGTTTCGATGAAGGCCCGGACCTGGTGCTCTACTACAAGCACCTGATGGTGTTGAACGGCGACACCGAATACACGCTGCACTTCAACGAGACCGATGCCCTCAACGATGCGCAGCGCAACTATGTCGAAGCGCAGTACAAGCTGTTCAAGACCTGGTACGCCGACTGGAGCACGCAGGGCGGCGTGATCGCCGAATGCGCGTAA
- a CDS encoding proline racemase family protein, producing MRVIDSHTAGEPTRVVLDGGPDLGSGTLAERAARLEAEHLDFCASVVLEPRGHDAIIGALLVPPSDPDCVAGLIYFNNLQNLGMCGHATIGLGVTLAHLGRIGPGRHKFETPVGVVEIDLIDANTVSVVNIESYRLAKDVTVEVEGIGPVTGDVAWGGNWFFLVKNSPVALTGANIRPLTDLTLKIRDALEKAGVTGKDGAWIDHIELFGPAEDPSAQSRNFVLCPGGAYDRSPCGTGCSAKLACLAADGALAPGEDYLQESVIGSTYKISYQPGPGGGVIPTITGQAFVTSDANLIFNPADPYRAGIRL from the coding sequence ATGCGCGTAATCGACAGCCATACCGCGGGTGAACCGACCCGCGTCGTGCTCGATGGTGGCCCCGATCTCGGATCGGGGACACTGGCGGAACGCGCCGCCCGGCTGGAAGCCGAGCATCTCGATTTCTGCGCTTCCGTCGTTCTGGAACCGCGTGGTCACGATGCCATTATCGGTGCGCTGCTGGTGCCGCCGTCCGATCCGGATTGTGTTGCCGGCTTGATCTACTTCAACAACCTGCAGAACCTTGGCATGTGCGGCCACGCCACCATCGGCCTTGGTGTCACCCTGGCGCATCTCGGCCGGATCGGGCCGGGGCGGCACAAGTTCGAAACGCCGGTGGGCGTGGTCGAGATCGATCTGATCGACGCCAACACGGTGTCGGTGGTCAACATCGAAAGCTACCGGCTGGCGAAGGATGTCACGGTCGAGGTCGAAGGCATTGGTCCGGTCACCGGTGATGTTGCCTGGGGCGGCAACTGGTTCTTCCTGGTCAAGAACAGCCCGGTTGCCCTGACGGGTGCCAATATCCGCCCGCTGACCGACCTCACGCTGAAGATCCGCGATGCGCTGGAAAAGGCCGGTGTTACCGGTAAGGACGGTGCCTGGATCGACCATATCGAGCTGTTCGGGCCGGCCGAAGACCCGTCCGCGCAAAGCCGCAACTTCGTGCTGTGCCCGGGTGGTGCCTATGACCGCTCGCCCTGCGGAACAGGCTGTTCGGCCAAGCTGGCCTGCCTTGCCGCCGATGGTGCGCTGGCACCGGGTGAGGACTATCTGCAGGAAAGCGTCATCGGCAGCACCTACAAGATCAGCTACCAGCCCGGCCCGGGTGGCGGCGTTATTCCGACGATCACCGGACAGGCCTTCGTCACGTCCGATGCCAACCTGATTTTCAATCCGGCGGACCCCTACCGCGCAGGGATACGCCTTTAA
- a CDS encoding aldehyde dehydrogenase family protein, which translates to MDYRNFVGGQWLETTDSTPNVNPSDISDILGYAAKAGVDQLDQAIDAAHQAAPGWAASTPQQRFDVLDFVGTELLARKAELGRLLSREEGKTLPEGIGEVARAGQIFKFFAGEALRLAGDRLASVRPGIEVDVTRFPIGVVGLITPWNFPIAIPAWKIAPALCYGNAVILKPAELVPGCAHALIEILSRSGLPEGVVNLVMGRGSQIGPRLVESAKVKAISFTGSVPTGRGIAAACGQHLKKVQLEMGGKNPMVVLDDADLAIAVEASLNGAFFSTGQRCTASSRLVVTEGIHDRFVEALAERMQALKVGNALEDGVQMGPVVDERQLQQNLSYVDIAAKEGGKVQGGKRLNRNTEGFYMAPALVSETDNAMRINTEEVFGPVASVIRVKDYEEALAVANDTEFGLSAGICTTSLKHASHFKANAEAGMVMVNLPTAGVDYHVPFGGTKGSSFGSREQGRYAAEFYTSVKTAYTLP; encoded by the coding sequence ATGGATTACAGGAATTTTGTCGGCGGGCAGTGGCTCGAAACAACCGACAGCACGCCCAACGTCAACCCGTCCGATATCAGCGATATCCTCGGCTACGCGGCGAAGGCCGGTGTCGATCAGCTGGACCAGGCCATCGATGCAGCGCATCAGGCAGCTCCCGGCTGGGCGGCGTCGACGCCGCAGCAGCGTTTTGATGTGCTGGATTTCGTCGGGACGGAACTTCTGGCTCGCAAGGCCGAATTAGGCCGTCTGCTTTCGCGTGAGGAAGGCAAGACATTGCCGGAAGGTATTGGCGAGGTGGCGCGCGCCGGGCAGATTTTCAAATTTTTTGCCGGCGAAGCATTGCGCCTCGCTGGCGACAGACTGGCATCCGTCAGGCCCGGTATCGAAGTTGACGTCACCCGGTTTCCGATCGGGGTTGTCGGGCTGATTACACCTTGGAACTTCCCGATTGCGATCCCTGCCTGGAAGATCGCTCCGGCACTTTGCTACGGCAACGCAGTCATCTTGAAACCGGCTGAGCTGGTGCCGGGTTGCGCGCATGCGCTCATCGAGATCCTGTCCCGGTCCGGCTTGCCGGAAGGCGTGGTCAACCTCGTGATGGGACGTGGCTCGCAGATTGGTCCGCGCCTGGTGGAAAGTGCGAAGGTGAAGGCGATTTCCTTTACCGGCTCGGTGCCGACGGGGCGGGGAATCGCGGCGGCCTGTGGTCAGCACCTGAAGAAGGTGCAGCTGGAAATGGGCGGCAAGAACCCAATGGTGGTTCTGGACGATGCCGACCTTGCCATCGCCGTCGAAGCTTCGCTCAACGGTGCCTTCTTCTCGACCGGTCAGCGCTGCACGGCAAGCTCGCGGCTGGTCGTGACCGAGGGCATTCACGACCGGTTCGTCGAAGCCCTTGCCGAGCGCATGCAGGCGCTGAAGGTCGGCAATGCTCTGGAAGATGGCGTGCAGATGGGGCCGGTGGTCGATGAGCGGCAACTGCAGCAGAACCTTTCCTATGTCGATATCGCGGCAAAGGAAGGCGGCAAGGTTCAGGGCGGGAAACGGCTCAACCGCAACACGGAAGGTTTCTACATGGCGCCGGCCCTGGTGAGCGAAACCGACAACGCCATGCGGATCAACACCGAAGAGGTCTTCGGCCCGGTCGCATCCGTTATTCGCGTGAAGGATTACGAGGAAGCGCTGGCTGTCGCCAACGATACGGAATTCGGGTTGAGCGCTGGTATCTGTACCACGTCGCTGAAACATGCCAGCCACTTCAAGGCCAATGCCGAGGCCGGCATGGTGATGGTCAATCTGCCGACGGCAGGTGTCGATTATCACGTGCCTTTTGGCGGCACCAAAGGATCCAGCTTCGGCTCGCGCGAGCAAGGCCGTTACGCCGCTGAATTCTACACTTCGGTCAAGACTGCCTACACGCTCCCCTAA
- a CDS encoding NAD(P)/FAD-dependent oxidoreductase produces MADETVQDIIVIGAGIIGISSALALQARGRQVLVLDRQAETARASEMNAGAFAFTDIVPLATPGIMRKAPKWLLDPLGPLSVPPAYALKIAPWMLRFWRASWPDRYQASMSAQAALMKLAQEALARQVSDTGAASLIQAEGQLQLYEGEAEFRASLPGWELRKQHGIRFELLESPEAIAAIQPGLDCRFTHAAFTPDWTNTCDPARWLAHLTSVFLQRGGRIESADVSGLKPSEDSVQIDASDKAWMAKQVVVAAGAWSHHLAKTIGDRIPLETERGYNTTLPEGSFDLKTHLTFSGHGFVVTKINGGVRVGGAVELGGLTLPPNFKRADILLDKARRFLPALKTDGGKKWMGFRPSMPDSLPVIDRSPGDRRVVYAFGHGHLGLTQSAGTAELVANLVSDTQNPVDIAAFSARRF; encoded by the coding sequence ATGGCGGACGAGACCGTCCAGGATATCATCGTGATCGGCGCCGGCATCATCGGCATCAGTTCCGCGCTTGCCCTGCAGGCAAGGGGGCGGCAGGTGCTTGTGCTGGATCGGCAGGCGGAAACGGCACGCGCATCGGAGATGAACGCCGGAGCTTTCGCCTTTACCGATATCGTTCCGCTGGCAACGCCCGGCATCATGCGCAAGGCACCGAAATGGTTGCTCGATCCGCTGGGTCCGCTCTCCGTTCCGCCCGCCTATGCCCTCAAGATCGCACCCTGGATGCTGCGGTTCTGGCGGGCAAGCTGGCCGGATCGCTACCAGGCGTCGATGTCGGCACAGGCCGCCTTGATGAAGCTGGCGCAGGAGGCGCTTGCCCGGCAGGTTTCGGACACCGGAGCAGCCTCCCTGATCCAGGCCGAAGGGCAGCTGCAGCTTTATGAAGGCGAAGCGGAATTCCGTGCCAGCCTGCCCGGCTGGGAGCTGCGCAAGCAACATGGCATCCGCTTCGAGCTACTAGAAAGCCCGGAAGCTATCGCCGCCATTCAGCCGGGTCTTGACTGTCGCTTCACTCATGCCGCCTTCACGCCGGACTGGACCAACACTTGTGATCCCGCCCGCTGGCTGGCGCATCTGACGTCTGTCTTCCTGCAGCGGGGCGGACGGATCGAAAGCGCTGACGTATCAGGTCTGAAGCCAAGTGAAGACAGTGTTCAGATCGACGCTTCCGATAAGGCCTGGATGGCGAAACAGGTCGTCGTGGCCGCAGGTGCCTGGTCGCACCACCTTGCAAAGACGATCGGCGACCGCATCCCTCTTGAGACCGAACGCGGCTACAATACGACACTGCCGGAAGGCTCCTTTGACCTGAAAACCCACCTGACCTTTTCCGGTCACGGCTTCGTCGTTACCAAGATCAATGGCGGCGTCCGTGTCGGAGGGGCCGTCGAATTGGGTGGGCTGACGCTTCCGCCGAATTTCAAGCGCGCCGACATCCTGCTGGACAAGGCCAGGCGGTTCCTGCCTGCCTTGAAAACGGACGGCGGCAAGAAATGGATGGGCTTCAGGCCCTCCATGCCCGACAGCCTGCCCGTCATCGACCGCTCACCCGGTGACCGCCGGGTCGTCTATGCCTTCGGGCATGGTCACCTCGGCCTGACGCAGTCCGCGGGGACGGCGGAACTGGTCGCCAATCTCGTATCCGACACACAAAACCCCGTCGATATAGCCGCCTTTTCCGCGCGGCGCTTCTAA
- a CDS encoding cis-3-hydroxy-L-proline dehydratase encodes MKITAINVFQVDLPLKEGRYSWSNGNFVEVFDSTVVEIETDEGLKGYAECCPLGSAYLPSYALGVRSGLQELAPHLIGKDPLNIGEINRVMDAALRGHPYAKAPIDIACWDLLGKATGQPLYTLLGGAAQDDVVLYRAISQEAPEIMAKKIEGYAAEGYTKFQLKVGGDANDDIDRIHATREVLKKSDLLVADANTGWTRHEAARVVGAVSSLDVYIEQPCLTYEESVSIRRRTALPFVLDEVIDGPNTLVRGIAEDAMDCINLKISKVGGLTKAKLMRDLCIAHGIPMTIEDTWGGDIVTAAIAHLARSTPSDFTFSATDFNSYGTVDIAKGAPKRVNGRMTASELPGLGITPIFDALGEPVARYS; translated from the coding sequence ATGAAAATTACGGCCATCAACGTCTTTCAGGTCGACCTTCCCCTGAAAGAAGGGCGTTACAGCTGGTCTAACGGCAATTTCGTGGAAGTCTTCGACAGCACCGTTGTCGAGATCGAGACTGACGAAGGCCTCAAGGGCTATGCCGAATGCTGCCCGCTCGGGTCTGCCTATCTGCCGAGTTATGCCCTTGGGGTGCGGTCAGGACTTCAGGAACTGGCGCCCCACCTGATCGGAAAGGATCCGCTCAATATCGGTGAAATCAACCGGGTGATGGATGCTGCGCTGCGCGGTCATCCCTATGCCAAGGCGCCGATCGACATCGCCTGCTGGGACCTGCTGGGCAAAGCGACGGGCCAGCCGCTTTATACGTTGCTTGGCGGTGCAGCCCAGGACGACGTGGTGCTTTACCGGGCGATCAGCCAGGAAGCGCCGGAGATCATGGCAAAGAAGATCGAAGGTTATGCGGCCGAAGGCTATACCAAGTTTCAGCTGAAGGTCGGCGGCGATGCCAATGACGATATCGACCGCATCCACGCCACCCGCGAAGTTTTGAAGAAATCGGATCTGCTGGTGGCCGACGCCAACACCGGCTGGACCCGGCATGAAGCCGCACGCGTCGTCGGGGCAGTGTCTTCGCTTGATGTCTATATCGAGCAACCCTGCCTCACATATGAGGAAAGCGTCTCCATTCGCCGCCGGACGGCGCTGCCCTTCGTTCTGGACGAGGTGATCGACGGGCCGAACACGCTGGTGCGCGGCATTGCCGAAGACGCGATGGATTGCATCAACCTGAAGATCTCGAAGGTCGGTGGCCTGACCAAGGCCAAGCTGATGCGTGATCTCTGCATTGCCCACGGTATTCCGATGACGATCGAAGACACCTGGGGCGGGGACATCGTTACGGCGGCGATCGCCCATCTGGCGCGCTCGACCCCATCGGATTTCACCTTCTCGGCAACGGACTTCAACAGCTATGGCACGGTTGATATCGCGAAAGGCGCACCCAAGCGTGTCAATGGCCGCATGACGGCTTCCGAGCTGCCGGGCCTCGGCATCACGCCGATCTTCGATGCTTTGGGCGAACCTGTCGCTCGCTATTCCTGA
- a CDS encoding trans-3-hydroxy-L-proline dehydratase yields MRSSKTIHVISCHAEGEVGDVIVGGVAPPPGETLWEQRSFIAKDQTLRNFVLNEPRGGVFRHVNLLVPPKHPEADAAFIIMEPEDTPPMSGSNSICVSTVLLDGGIVPMVEPVTEMVLEAPGGLVRVKAECRNGKAERIFVQNVTSFADKLSVPLEVEGIGTLTVDTAYGGDSFVVVDAEALGFGIVEDEAKDIARLGVRITNAANEQLGFSHPENADWNHISFCAFCGPLSKTPTGLSGRSAVAIQPGKVDRSPTGTAVSARMALMAAKGQMNVGDTFEAVSIIGSTFTGRIVSQQMAGDRAGIVPEISGRGWVTGIHQHMLDPSDPWPGGYKLSDTWGA; encoded by the coding sequence ATGCGCAGCAGCAAGACCATCCATGTGATTTCCTGCCATGCGGAAGGCGAGGTCGGCGACGTGATCGTCGGCGGCGTCGCCCCTCCGCCGGGCGAAACGCTCTGGGAACAGAGAAGTTTCATCGCGAAGGACCAGACGCTGCGCAATTTCGTGCTGAACGAACCGCGCGGGGGTGTGTTCCGTCATGTGAACCTGCTTGTCCCGCCCAAACATCCGGAGGCGGATGCCGCCTTCATCATCATGGAGCCGGAAGACACGCCGCCGATGTCAGGATCCAACTCGATCTGTGTCTCCACGGTGCTGCTTGACGGCGGTATTGTTCCGATGGTCGAACCGGTCACGGAGATGGTTCTGGAAGCGCCCGGCGGACTGGTGCGGGTGAAGGCCGAATGCCGGAACGGCAAGGCGGAGCGCATCTTCGTCCAGAACGTCACCAGCTTTGCCGACAAACTGTCAGTGCCGCTGGAAGTGGAAGGCATCGGCACGCTGACGGTCGACACCGCCTATGGCGGCGACAGTTTCGTGGTCGTCGACGCCGAGGCGCTCGGGTTCGGGATCGTCGAAGACGAGGCCAAGGACATTGCCCGCCTGGGTGTCCGGATCACCAATGCAGCCAACGAACAGCTCGGCTTTTCCCATCCGGAAAATGCCGACTGGAACCACATCTCCTTCTGCGCCTTCTGCGGCCCGCTGTCGAAGACGCCGACGGGCCTCTCCGGACGGTCCGCTGTTGCCATCCAGCCGGGCAAGGTCGACCGCTCCCCAACGGGTACGGCCGTTTCTGCCCGGATGGCGCTGATGGCGGCGAAGGGGCAAATGAACGTCGGCGACACCTTCGAAGCCGTTTCCATCATCGGGTCCACCTTCACCGGCCGCATCGTTTCACAACAGATGGCGGGCGACCGGGCCGGGATTGTTCCGGAAATTTCCGGGCGTGGCTGGGTCACCGGCATTCACCAACACATGCTCGACCCAAGCGACCCCTGGCCGGGTGGCTACAAGCTCAGCGACACCTGGGGTGCGTGA